From one Lycium barbarum isolate Lr01 chromosome 6, ASM1917538v2, whole genome shotgun sequence genomic stretch:
- the LOC132645345 gene encoding protein ZINC INDUCED FACILITATOR-LIKE 1-like has protein sequence MASEGMKETLLNKKEQYYYENCPGCKVELHKASQTGLPIKELFTMWFIVLGTALPISSLFPFLYFMIRDFHIAKREEDIGSYAGYVGSAFMFGRALTSAFWGVVADRYGRKPVIIFGTFIVVVFNTLFGLSINFWMAVITRFLLGSLNGLLGPIKAYAAEIFREEYQALGMSTISTAWGIGLVIGPALGGFLAQPAEKYPAIFSKDSIFGRFPYFLPCLCISIFSLVVAIGSFWLPETLHNHDSEILPQDSYKSLEAASDTKEGNESTSKENLFKNWPLMSSIIIYCVFALHDMAYSEVFSLWAVSPRKFGGLSFSTADVGEILSISGFGLLVFQLTFYSSVAKYVGPIMTARVAGVLSILLLTSYPYIAMLSGITLSVLMNFASMMKNILSISIVTGLFILQNKAVDQRQRGAANGIAMTGMSFFKALGPAGGGALFSWGQKRLNASILPGVQVVFFVLNVIEAIGVLLTFKPFLVETQNT, from the exons ATGGCAAGCGAAGGTATGAAGGAGACGTTGTTGAATAAGAAAGAGCAATACTATTACGAGAATTGTCCGGGTTGTAAGGTGGAACTCCACAAGGCATCCCAAACTGGTTTGCCCATTAAGGAGCTTTTCACCATGTGGTTTATTGTGCTTGGCACAG CACTTCCAATATCATCTCTCTttccattcctttatttcatG ATAAGGGACTTTCACATTGCCAAGAGAGAGGAAGATATTGGTTCCTATGCAGGTTATGTAG GTTCCGCATTTATGTTTGGAAGAGCTTTAACATCTGCCTTTTGGGGAGTCGTGGCCGACCGATACGGCCGAAAACCAGTTATAATTTTCGGTACTTTTATAGT GGTTGTTTTCAATACTCTTTTTGGTCTTAGTATCAACTTTTGGATGGCCGTCATAACAAGATTTCTTCTCGGTAGTTTAAATGGTTTGCTTGGACCAATAAAG GCatatgctgccgaaatttttcgtGAAGAATATCAAGCACTAGGAATGTCAACG ATTAGTACAGCATGGGGCATTGGATTGGTTATTGGCCCAGCTTTAGGAGGCTTTCTTGCACAG CCTGCAGAGAAATATCCAGCCATATTCTCAAAGGATTCTATATTTGGGAG ATTTCCCTACTTCTTGCCTTGCCTATGCATATCAATCTTTTCCTTGGTCGTGGCTATTGGTTCATTTTGGCTGCCG GAAACATTACATAACCATGATTCAGAAATACTGCCTCAAGATTCTTACAAGTCTCTGGAGGCTGCATCAGATACAAAAGAAGGAAATGAATCAACCTCAAAAGAAAACCTTTTTAAGAACTGGCCATTGATGTCATCTATCATAATATACTGTGTCTTCGCTCTTCATGATATGGCTTACTCAGAG GTTTTCTCATTATGGGCTGTGAGCCCCAGAAAGTTTGGGGGCTTAAGCTTTTCAACTGCTGATGTTGGTGAAATACTATCGATCTCAG GGTTTGGCCTTCTAGTCTTTCAACTAACTTTCTATTCATCGGTTGCGAAGTATGTTGGCCCTATCATGACTGCTCGGGTTGCAGGA GTTTTGTCAATTCTCTTACTTACGAGTTACCCTTATATCGCTATGCTGTCTGGGATCACCCTCTCCGTGCTGATGAATTTTGCATCCATGATGAAGAATATTTTGTCT ATCTCTATCGTAACGGGGTTGTTCATATTACAAAATAAAGCAGTG GACCAGCGACAAAGGGGCGCTGCTAATGGAATCGCCATGACAGGAATGTCATTTTTTAAAGCTCTTGGCCCAGCAGGGGGAGGAGCACT CTTTTCTTGGGGACAAAAAAGGCTCAACGCTTCCATTCTTCCAG GTGTTCAAGTGGTATTCTTTGTGCTGAATGTGATTGAGGCAATTGGTGTATTGCTGACATTCAAACCATTCTTAGTTGAAACACAAAATACTTAA